From a single Populus trichocarpa isolate Nisqually-1 chromosome 17, P.trichocarpa_v4.1, whole genome shotgun sequence genomic region:
- the LOC18107397 gene encoding uncharacterized protein LOC18107397 isoform X2, with product MASTKEQSPYTNFQRREEPEFNLREWEFRAQISREHTRSRRFSGSNIRSFREDARSFRSNITISSTASSPGYSIREEIDPSTYSFTTALKALQARSGYYNSWECSSPDGFALHSKWNEAEKYICNPLSGEVPMECLSAKTLSGRSFRNLTNRITMSAPLVYSNHSRQIQTKTTTSIAAHDDIVNHFPIKEDKMEGMLNTRDVGTQSTPPDVSSSSSPSPASTPSIIERKRCEVEGGGTPNCNSKLKAQGQPCVSGLNHRIVVSLDTKILLHQAIIIHSIGATHHY from the exons ATGGCTTCCACAAAGGAGCAATCTCCATACACAAACTTTCAACGACGAGAGGAACCTGAGTTCAATTTAAGAGAATGGGAATTCAGGGCTCAAATCAGCCGCGAACACACGAGATCAAGAAGGTTTTCAGGATCAAATATCAGAAGTTTTAGAGAAGATGCAAGGTCTTTTAGATCAAACATTACTATTTCTAGCACTGCCTCATCTCCTGGCTACTCCATAAGAG AAGAGATTGACCCCTCAACATACTCATTCACCACAGCTCTTAAAG cATTGCAAGCAAGGTCAGGATATTATAACAGTTGGGAATGCTCATCACCAGATGGATTTGCTTTACATTCCAAATGGAATGAAGCAGAGAAATATATATGCAACCCGCTTTCAGGAGAGGTACCGATGGAGTGTTTATCAGCTAAAACACTAAGTGGAAGATCATTTCGAAACTTAACAAACAGAATCACAATGTCTGCACCTCTTGTTTACTCTAATCATTCGCGGCAAATCCAGACAAAGACTACTACTTCTATTGCTGCACATGACGATATTGTCAATCATTTTCCAATTAAAG AAGATAAGATGGAGGGCATGCTGAACACTAGAGATGTCGGGACTCAAAGCACTCCTCCTGACGTCAGTTCATCAAGTAGTCCTAGTCCAGCTTCAACGCCTTCGAttatagagagaaagagatgtGAAGTAGAAGGTGGAGGCACCCCTAATTGTAATTCAAAGCTGAAAGCTCAAGGACAG CCATGTGTTTCAGGGCTGAATCACAGAATAGTGGTATCACTGGATACGAAAATACTCCTTCATCAAGCTATTATCATTCACAGTATTGGAGCCACACATCATTATTAG
- the LOC18107397 gene encoding uncharacterized protein LOC18107397 isoform X1: MASTKEQSPYTNFQRREEPEFNLREWEFRAQISREHTRSRRFSGSNIRSFREDARSFRSNITISSTASSPGYSIREEIDPSTYSFTTALKALQARSGYYNSWECSSPDGFALHSKWNEAEKYICNPLSGEVPMECLSAKTLSGRSFRNLTNRITMSAPLVYSNHSRQIQTKTTTSIAAHDDIVNHFPIKEDKMEGMLNTRDVGTQSTPPDVSSSSSPSPASTPSIIERKRCEVEGGGTPNCNSKLKAQGQVQVKETRGKEESTENESTREESQNRKDEKMWMCSIRKQGGCLSWMRKRQRERHKPRNSNIFSFNVKGAAKKES, translated from the exons ATGGCTTCCACAAAGGAGCAATCTCCATACACAAACTTTCAACGACGAGAGGAACCTGAGTTCAATTTAAGAGAATGGGAATTCAGGGCTCAAATCAGCCGCGAACACACGAGATCAAGAAGGTTTTCAGGATCAAATATCAGAAGTTTTAGAGAAGATGCAAGGTCTTTTAGATCAAACATTACTATTTCTAGCACTGCCTCATCTCCTGGCTACTCCATAAGAG AAGAGATTGACCCCTCAACATACTCATTCACCACAGCTCTTAAAG cATTGCAAGCAAGGTCAGGATATTATAACAGTTGGGAATGCTCATCACCAGATGGATTTGCTTTACATTCCAAATGGAATGAAGCAGAGAAATATATATGCAACCCGCTTTCAGGAGAGGTACCGATGGAGTGTTTATCAGCTAAAACACTAAGTGGAAGATCATTTCGAAACTTAACAAACAGAATCACAATGTCTGCACCTCTTGTTTACTCTAATCATTCGCGGCAAATCCAGACAAAGACTACTACTTCTATTGCTGCACATGACGATATTGTCAATCATTTTCCAATTAAAG AAGATAAGATGGAGGGCATGCTGAACACTAGAGATGTCGGGACTCAAAGCACTCCTCCTGACGTCAGTTCATCAAGTAGTCCTAGTCCAGCTTCAACGCCTTCGAttatagagagaaagagatgtGAAGTAGAAGGTGGAGGCACCCCTAATTGTAATTCAAAGCTGAAAGCTCAAGGACAG GTTCAGGTAAAGGAAACAAGAGGGAAAGAAGAAAGCACAGAAAATGAGAGCACTAGAGAGGAAAGTCAGAACAGAAAGGATGAGAAAATGTGGATGTGCAGCATCAGGAAGCAAGGTGGATGCTTATCATGGATGAGAAAAAGGCAGAGGGAGAGACACAAACCAAGAAACAGCAACATTTTCTCTTTTAACGTGAAGGGTGCTGCTAAAAAGGAGAGCTAG
- the LOC18107396 gene encoding uncharacterized protein LOC18107396 encodes MKAIILSASATARTTIFHYDVQFGRFCTNKHKGRCFLSVHSSSPSKLSPKQNHKVKLVFLTKAADSSRAASSTTGSKTIVTDDEFSLAKVSFGVIGLGLGISLLSYGFGAYFNILPGSEWSAIMLTYGFPLAIIGMALKYAELKPVSCLTYSDAEILREKCATPILKQVRNDVIRYRYGDEQHLDEALKRIFQYGLGGGIPRRNAPILQMIREEVTEDGKYCLVLIFEAKSLQLSDFEKRQGKFTSFFGPDITAEIGIGENNLYEVRLISNLNADASPS; translated from the exons ATGAAAGCAATAATATTATCAGCTTCTGCAACAGCAAGAACCACCATTTTCCACTATGATGTACAATTTGGAAGGTTCTGTACTAACAAGCACAAAGGTCGCTGCTTTCTCTCTGTACATTCTTCGTCACCATCAAAACTGAGTCCTAAACAAAACCACAAAGTTAAGCTTGTGTTCTTAACCAAAGCTGCTGATTCGAGTCGGGCTGCTTCTTCTACTACTGGTTCCAAAACGATTGTTACTGATGATGAGTTCTCTCTTGCTAAG GTCTCATTTGGTGTCATTGGACTGGGTTTAGGGATTTCGCTCCTGTC GTACGGTTTTGGGGCATATTTCAACATCCTTCCTGGATCTGAATGGTCAGCAATAATGCTAACATATGGCTTTCCTCTTGCAATAATTGGTATGGCTCTCAag TATGCAGAACTGAAGCCAGTGTCATGCTTGACTTATTCAGATGCTgagattttaagagaaaaatgtGCCACTCCAATCCTTAAACAG GTCAGGAATGATGTTATAAGATATCGTTATGGAGATGAGCAGCATTTGGATGAGGCATTGAAACGAATTTTCCAGTATGGTCTG GGTGGAGGAATTCCAAGGCGGAATGCACCTATTCTGCAGATGATTCGTGAAGAA GTCACAGAGGATGGTAAATACTGTCTTGTCCTGATCTTCGAGGCAAAATCTTTGCAGTTATCGGACTTTGAAAAAAGACAG GGAAAATTTACTTCATTCTTTGGACCAGATATCACAGCTGAGATCG GGATAGGGGAAAACAACCTATACGAAGTTCGACTTATTTCCAACTTAAATGCCGATGCATCACCTTCATGA